In a genomic window of Festucalex cinctus isolate MCC-2025b chromosome 11, RoL_Fcin_1.0, whole genome shotgun sequence:
- the LOC144029977 gene encoding rhodopsin kinase GRK1-like isoform X3, producing MDIGGLTTVVANSAYINARGSIDGSNPAAARDKKYHSRLKLPHITVCEDLKDTLDLAFDSVCVEQPIGKRLFREFLETKQEYHGACRLWRDIEDYDLAEDSDRAKKASKIVQRYMDASAKGFCPFLSENIIAKVKEGQAAVGDNLFAAALATTLDYLKEAPYAFFLESMYLKRFLQWKWLEMQPMDTDWFLDFRVLGKGGFGEVSACQMKATGKLYACKKLNKKRLKKRKGYEGAMVEKRILEKVHSRFIVSLAYAFQTKEELCLVMTIMNGGDLKYHIYLVDENNPGFDEPRACFYIAQIIQGMEHLHQKRIIYRDLKPENVLLDNDGNVRISDLGLAVELKEGKTMTKGYAGTPGYMAPEMLKGEKYDTSVDYFTLGVTLFEFLAAKNPFRNRGEKLEREEMKARMLTREVIYTDHFSENAKSLCNGLLAKEVDKRMGFKNGCCDEIRAHPFFSDINWRKLNAGIVSPPFIPDPRVVYAKSLDDVGAFSSVKGVTLEDADRSFFDDFSSGNIAIPWQEEMMEMGLYGELNVWGPEGGVPNDLRRESVLEQPKSSTCCVS from the exons ATGGATATCGGGGGGCTGACCACTGTGGTGGCCAATTCCGCTTACATCAATGCCCGCGGCAGCATCGATGGCTCCAACCCAGCGGCGGCTCGAGACAAGAAGTACCACTCCCGCCTCAAGCTGCCTCACATCACCGTGTGCGAGGACCTGAAGGACACGCTGGATTTGGCTTTTGACAGTGTCTGCGTGGAGCAGCCCATCGGAAAACGCCTCTTTCGGGAATTCCTGGAAACCAAGCAAGAGTACCATGGGGCTTGTCGCCTGTGGCGGGACATTGAGGACTATGACCTGGCAGAGGATTCGGATAGAGCGAAGAAGGCCTCGAAGATTGTCCAGCGCTACATGGACGCCTCGGCCAAAGGTTTCTGCCCGTTCCTCTCTGAGAACATCATAGCCAAGGTGAAAGAGGGCCAGGCTGCTGTGGGTGACAACTTGTTTGCGGCGGCGTTGGCCACTACTCTGGACTACTTGAAAGAGGCGCCCTACGCGTTCTTCCTGGAGAGCATGTACTTGAAGAGGTTCCTCCAGTGGAAGTGGCTGGAGATGCAGCCCATGGACACGGACTGGTTCCTGGACTTCCGCGTGCTCGGCAAAGGCGGCTTCGGCGAGGTGTCGGCATGTCAGATGAAAGCCACGGGGAAACTTTATGCCTGtaaaaaactgaacaaaaagagactgAAGAAACGGAAAGGCTATGAG GGGGCGATGGTGGAGAAGAGGATTCTGGAGAAGGTCCACAGTCGCTTCATTGTGTCACTGGCTTATGCCTTCCAGACAAAGGAAGAGCTTTGTCTGGTCATGACCATCATGAATGGCGGCGATCTCAA GTATCACATCTATCTGGTGGATGAGAACAATCCGGGCTTTGATGAACCAAGAGCCTGTTTTTATATAGCGCAGATCATTCAAGGCATGGAGCATCTGCACCAGAAGAGAATCATTTACAGAGATCTCAAACCTGAGAACGTGCTCCTCGACAATGATG GGAACGTTCGTATATCCGACCTTGGTCTCGCTGTGGAGTTGAAAGAAGGAAAAACGATGACCAAAGGCTATGCCGGAACACCAG GCTACATGGCTCCAGAAATGCTGAAAGGAGAAAAGTACGACACATCCGTCGACTATTTCACTCTGGGTGTGACCTTGTTTGAGTTCCTCGCCGCCAAGAACCCCTTCAGGAACAGAGGAGAGAAG CTGGAGCGTGAGGAGATGAAAGCGCGAATGTTGACCCGCGAGGTGATCTACACGGACCACTTCAGCGAGAATGCCAAGTCTCTGTGTAACGGGCTGCTGGCTAAAGAAGTCGACAAGAGGATGGGTTTTAAGAACGGCTGCTGTGACGAAATCAGAGCGCACCCCTTTTTTAGTGACATCAACTGGAGGAAGCTGAACGCAG GCATCGTTTCCCCTCCGTTCATTCCCGACCCGAGGGTGGTGTACGCCAAAAGCCTGGACGACGTGGGCGCCTTCTCCTCCGTCAAGGGCGTCACGCTGGAGGACGCGGACAGGAGCTTCTTTGACGACTTCTCCTCGGGCAACATCGCCATCCCCTGGCAGGAGGAGATGATGGAGATGGGCCTTTACGGCGAGCTCAACGTGTGGGGCCCCGAGGGCGGGGTCCCCAACGATCTGCGCAGGGAGTCCGTACTCGAGCAGCCCAAGTCGTCCACCTGCTGCGTGTCCTAG
- the LOC144030586 gene encoding junctional adhesion molecule 2A-like isoform X2, with product MMIFTLFLLLCIHCPVSMSVTVSASKSKVEVHEHTDAVLSCDFHTEKDQNPRIEWKKKGKAVSFVYFHNKFTSSYAGRAKMEGATLTIHSVTQKDSGEFRCEVTAGDDHVSFGEATVALHVHVPPHIPSCEVPRSVFVGSDLELLCKDQQSASPATYSWYKDNTALTVSSDTPYSMDTRKGTLKFASVSKVDSGMYRCETSDSVGAPKSCVAQQLKVIDHPAEISILIAGASAFVILAFLGAIFACVCRRRGFCTKEKKSKSSKSYNPPPPTIHNIKTYKATQSFMI from the exons atgatgatttTCACGCTCTTTCTTCTACTCTGCATACATT GTCCGGTCAGCATGTCAGTGACAGTGAGCGCTTCTAAAAGCAAAGTGGAGGTCCATGAACACACAG ATGCTGTTCTGTCCTGCGACTTCCACACCGAGAAGGATCAGAACCCTCGAATCGAGTGGAAGAAGAAAGGAAAAGCTGTGAGCTTTGTCTACTTTCACAACAAATTCACCA GCTCGTACGCAGGCCGGGCCAAGATGGAGGGCGCCACTCTGACCATCCACTCGGTGACACAGAAAGACTCCGGGGAGTTTCGCTGTGAGGTGACGGCCGGCGACGACCACGTCAGCTTCGGAGAGGCCACCGTCGCTCTCCACGTACACG TGCCGCCCCACATCCCGTCTTGCGAGGTACCCCGCTCGGTTTTTGTGGGCTCCGACCTGGAGCTCCTGTGCAAGGACCAGCAGAGCGCGTCCCCGGCGACGTACAGCTGGTACAAAGACAACACGGCGCTGACGGTGTCGTCCGACACGCCGTACAGCATGGACACGCGCAAAGGCACGCTG AAGTTTGCGAGCGTTTCCAAAGTGGATTCTGGGATGTATCGCTGTGAGACCTCCGACAGTGTGGGGGCGCCCAAGAGCTGCGTGGCGCAACAACTAAAAGTTATTGACC acCCGGCGGAAATCTCCATCTTGATCGCCGGCGCTTCGGCGTTTGTGATTCTCGCGTTCCTCGGCGCCATCTTTGCGTGTGTGTGCCGACGTCGAGGATTCTGCACGA AAGAGAAGAAGTCAAAAAG CAGCAAATCGTACAATCCGCCTCCTCCAACCATCCACAAT ATCAAGACCTACAAAGCGACTCAGTCCTTCATGATCTGA
- the LOC144029977 gene encoding rhodopsin kinase GRK1-like isoform X1, with amino-acid sequence MDIGGLTTVVANSAYINARGSIDGSNPAAARDKKYHSRLKLPHITVCEDLKDTLDLAFDSVCVEQPIGKRLFREFLETKQEYHGACRLWRDIEDYDLAEDSDRAKKASKIVQRYMDASAKGFCPFLSENIIAKVKEGQAAVGDNLFAAALATTLDYLKEAPYAFFLESMYLKRFLQWKWLEMQPMDTDWFLDFRVLGKGGFGEVSACQMKATGKLYACKKLNKKRLKKRKGYEGAMVEKRILEKVHSRFIVSLAYAFQTKEELCLVMTIMNGGDLKYHIYLVDENNPGFDEPRACFYIAQIIQGMEHLHQKRIIYRDLKPENVLLDNDGNVRISDLGLAVELKEGKTMTKGYAGTPGYMAPEMLKGEKYDTSVDYFTLGVTLFEFLAAKNPFRNRGEKVCLHYFQIKPRDTCVNVFCLTCVQLEREEMKARMLTREVIYTDHFSENAKSLCNGLLAKEVDKRMGFKNGCCDEIRAHPFFSDINWRKLNAGIVSPPFIPDPRVVYAKSLDDVGAFSSVKGVTLEDADRSFFDDFSSGNIAIPWQEEMMEMGLYGELNVWGPEGGVPNDLRRESVLEQPKSSTCCVS; translated from the exons ATGGATATCGGGGGGCTGACCACTGTGGTGGCCAATTCCGCTTACATCAATGCCCGCGGCAGCATCGATGGCTCCAACCCAGCGGCGGCTCGAGACAAGAAGTACCACTCCCGCCTCAAGCTGCCTCACATCACCGTGTGCGAGGACCTGAAGGACACGCTGGATTTGGCTTTTGACAGTGTCTGCGTGGAGCAGCCCATCGGAAAACGCCTCTTTCGGGAATTCCTGGAAACCAAGCAAGAGTACCATGGGGCTTGTCGCCTGTGGCGGGACATTGAGGACTATGACCTGGCAGAGGATTCGGATAGAGCGAAGAAGGCCTCGAAGATTGTCCAGCGCTACATGGACGCCTCGGCCAAAGGTTTCTGCCCGTTCCTCTCTGAGAACATCATAGCCAAGGTGAAAGAGGGCCAGGCTGCTGTGGGTGACAACTTGTTTGCGGCGGCGTTGGCCACTACTCTGGACTACTTGAAAGAGGCGCCCTACGCGTTCTTCCTGGAGAGCATGTACTTGAAGAGGTTCCTCCAGTGGAAGTGGCTGGAGATGCAGCCCATGGACACGGACTGGTTCCTGGACTTCCGCGTGCTCGGCAAAGGCGGCTTCGGCGAGGTGTCGGCATGTCAGATGAAAGCCACGGGGAAACTTTATGCCTGtaaaaaactgaacaaaaagagactgAAGAAACGGAAAGGCTATGAG GGGGCGATGGTGGAGAAGAGGATTCTGGAGAAGGTCCACAGTCGCTTCATTGTGTCACTGGCTTATGCCTTCCAGACAAAGGAAGAGCTTTGTCTGGTCATGACCATCATGAATGGCGGCGATCTCAA GTATCACATCTATCTGGTGGATGAGAACAATCCGGGCTTTGATGAACCAAGAGCCTGTTTTTATATAGCGCAGATCATTCAAGGCATGGAGCATCTGCACCAGAAGAGAATCATTTACAGAGATCTCAAACCTGAGAACGTGCTCCTCGACAATGATG GGAACGTTCGTATATCCGACCTTGGTCTCGCTGTGGAGTTGAAAGAAGGAAAAACGATGACCAAAGGCTATGCCGGAACACCAG GCTACATGGCTCCAGAAATGCTGAAAGGAGAAAAGTACGACACATCCGTCGACTATTTCACTCTGGGTGTGACCTTGTTTGAGTTCCTCGCCGCCAAGAACCCCTTCAGGAACAGAGGAGAGAAGGTTTGCTTGCACTATTTTCAAATCAAACCGCGTGACACTTGCGTGAATGTCTTTTGTTTGACTTGTGTTCAGCTGGAGCGTGAGGAGATGAAAGCGCGAATGTTGACCCGCGAGGTGATCTACACGGACCACTTCAGCGAGAATGCCAAGTCTCTGTGTAACGGGCTGCTGGCTAAAGAAGTCGACAAGAGGATGGGTTTTAAGAACGGCTGCTGTGACGAAATCAGAGCGCACCCCTTTTTTAGTGACATCAACTGGAGGAAGCTGAACGCAG GCATCGTTTCCCCTCCGTTCATTCCCGACCCGAGGGTGGTGTACGCCAAAAGCCTGGACGACGTGGGCGCCTTCTCCTCCGTCAAGGGCGTCACGCTGGAGGACGCGGACAGGAGCTTCTTTGACGACTTCTCCTCGGGCAACATCGCCATCCCCTGGCAGGAGGAGATGATGGAGATGGGCCTTTACGGCGAGCTCAACGTGTGGGGCCCCGAGGGCGGGGTCCCCAACGATCTGCGCAGGGAGTCCGTACTCGAGCAGCCCAAGTCGTCCACCTGCTGCGTGTCCTAG
- the LOC144030586 gene encoding junctional adhesion molecule 2A-like isoform X3 codes for MMIFTLFLLLCIHCPVSMSVTVSASKSKVEVHEHTDAVLSCDFHTEKDQNPRIEWKKKGKAVSFVYFHNKFTSSYAGRAKMEGATLTIHSVTQKDSGEFRCEVTAGDDHVSFGEATVALHVHVPPHIPSCEVPRSVFVGSDLELLCKDQQSASPATYSWYKDNTALTVSSDTPYSMDTRKGTLKFASVSKVDSGMYRCETSDSVGAPKSCVAQQLKVIDHPAEISILIAGASAFVILAFLGAIFACVCRRRGFCTKEKKSKSKSYNPPPPTIHNIKTYKATQSFMI; via the exons atgatgatttTCACGCTCTTTCTTCTACTCTGCATACATT GTCCGGTCAGCATGTCAGTGACAGTGAGCGCTTCTAAAAGCAAAGTGGAGGTCCATGAACACACAG ATGCTGTTCTGTCCTGCGACTTCCACACCGAGAAGGATCAGAACCCTCGAATCGAGTGGAAGAAGAAAGGAAAAGCTGTGAGCTTTGTCTACTTTCACAACAAATTCACCA GCTCGTACGCAGGCCGGGCCAAGATGGAGGGCGCCACTCTGACCATCCACTCGGTGACACAGAAAGACTCCGGGGAGTTTCGCTGTGAGGTGACGGCCGGCGACGACCACGTCAGCTTCGGAGAGGCCACCGTCGCTCTCCACGTACACG TGCCGCCCCACATCCCGTCTTGCGAGGTACCCCGCTCGGTTTTTGTGGGCTCCGACCTGGAGCTCCTGTGCAAGGACCAGCAGAGCGCGTCCCCGGCGACGTACAGCTGGTACAAAGACAACACGGCGCTGACGGTGTCGTCCGACACGCCGTACAGCATGGACACGCGCAAAGGCACGCTG AAGTTTGCGAGCGTTTCCAAAGTGGATTCTGGGATGTATCGCTGTGAGACCTCCGACAGTGTGGGGGCGCCCAAGAGCTGCGTGGCGCAACAACTAAAAGTTATTGACC acCCGGCGGAAATCTCCATCTTGATCGCCGGCGCTTCGGCGTTTGTGATTCTCGCGTTCCTCGGCGCCATCTTTGCGTGTGTGTGCCGACGTCGAGGATTCTGCACGA AAGAGAAGAAGTCAAAAAG CAAATCGTACAATCCGCCTCCTCCAACCATCCACAAT ATCAAGACCTACAAAGCGACTCAGTCCTTCATGATCTGA
- the LOC144030586 gene encoding junctional adhesion molecule 2A-like isoform X1, whose amino-acid sequence MMIFTLFLLLCIHCPVSMSVTVSASKSKVEVHEHTDAVLSCDFHTEKDQNPRIEWKKKGKAVSFVYFHNKFTSSYAGRAKMEGATLTIHSVTQKDSGEFRCEVTAGDDHVSFGEATVALHVHVPPHIPSCEVPRSVFVGSDLELLCKDQQSASPATYSWYKDNTALTVSSDTPYSMDTRKGTLKFASVSKVDSGMYRCETSDSVGAPKSCVAQQLKVIDHPAEISILIAGASAFVILAFLGAIFACVCRRRGFCTKEKKSKSLSCSSKSYNPPPPTIHNIKTYKATQSFMI is encoded by the exons atgatgatttTCACGCTCTTTCTTCTACTCTGCATACATT GTCCGGTCAGCATGTCAGTGACAGTGAGCGCTTCTAAAAGCAAAGTGGAGGTCCATGAACACACAG ATGCTGTTCTGTCCTGCGACTTCCACACCGAGAAGGATCAGAACCCTCGAATCGAGTGGAAGAAGAAAGGAAAAGCTGTGAGCTTTGTCTACTTTCACAACAAATTCACCA GCTCGTACGCAGGCCGGGCCAAGATGGAGGGCGCCACTCTGACCATCCACTCGGTGACACAGAAAGACTCCGGGGAGTTTCGCTGTGAGGTGACGGCCGGCGACGACCACGTCAGCTTCGGAGAGGCCACCGTCGCTCTCCACGTACACG TGCCGCCCCACATCCCGTCTTGCGAGGTACCCCGCTCGGTTTTTGTGGGCTCCGACCTGGAGCTCCTGTGCAAGGACCAGCAGAGCGCGTCCCCGGCGACGTACAGCTGGTACAAAGACAACACGGCGCTGACGGTGTCGTCCGACACGCCGTACAGCATGGACACGCGCAAAGGCACGCTG AAGTTTGCGAGCGTTTCCAAAGTGGATTCTGGGATGTATCGCTGTGAGACCTCCGACAGTGTGGGGGCGCCCAAGAGCTGCGTGGCGCAACAACTAAAAGTTATTGACC acCCGGCGGAAATCTCCATCTTGATCGCCGGCGCTTCGGCGTTTGTGATTCTCGCGTTCCTCGGCGCCATCTTTGCGTGTGTGTGCCGACGTCGAGGATTCTGCACGA AAGAGAAGAAGTCAAAAAG TTTGTCTTGCAGCAGCAAATCGTACAATCCGCCTCCTCCAACCATCCACAAT ATCAAGACCTACAAAGCGACTCAGTCCTTCATGATCTGA
- the LOC144029977 gene encoding rhodopsin kinase GRK1-like isoform X2 produces the protein MDIGGLTTVVANSAYINARGSIDGSNPAAARDKKYHSRLKLPHITVCEDLKDTLDLAFDSVCVEQPIGKRLFREFLETKQEYHGACRLWRDIEDYDLAEDSDRAKKASKIVQRYMDASAKGFCPFLSENIIAKVKEGQAAVGDNLFAAALATTLDYLKEAPYAFFLESMYLKRFLQWKWLEMQPMDTDWFLDFRVLGKGGFGEVSACQMKATGKLYACKKLNKKRLKKRKGYEGAMVEKRILEKVHSRFIVSLAYAFQTKEELCLVMTIMNGGDLKYHIYLVDENNPGFDEPRACFYIAQIIQGMEHLHQKRIIYRDLKPENVLLDNDGNVRISDLGLAVELKEGKTMTKGYAGTPGYMAPEMLKGEKYDTSVDYFTLGVTLFEFLAAKNPFRNRGEKLEREEMKARMLTREVIYTDHFSENAKSLCNGLLAKEVDKRMGFKNGCCDEIRAHPFFSDINWRKLNAGYHHHHHHHHQQQALSKLDNDPIHQISCIGGGKHGSQQDSGSRGPGFPTCLKASFPLRSFPTRGWCTPKAWTTWAPSPPSRASRWRTRTGASLTTSPRATSPSPGRRR, from the exons ATGGATATCGGGGGGCTGACCACTGTGGTGGCCAATTCCGCTTACATCAATGCCCGCGGCAGCATCGATGGCTCCAACCCAGCGGCGGCTCGAGACAAGAAGTACCACTCCCGCCTCAAGCTGCCTCACATCACCGTGTGCGAGGACCTGAAGGACACGCTGGATTTGGCTTTTGACAGTGTCTGCGTGGAGCAGCCCATCGGAAAACGCCTCTTTCGGGAATTCCTGGAAACCAAGCAAGAGTACCATGGGGCTTGTCGCCTGTGGCGGGACATTGAGGACTATGACCTGGCAGAGGATTCGGATAGAGCGAAGAAGGCCTCGAAGATTGTCCAGCGCTACATGGACGCCTCGGCCAAAGGTTTCTGCCCGTTCCTCTCTGAGAACATCATAGCCAAGGTGAAAGAGGGCCAGGCTGCTGTGGGTGACAACTTGTTTGCGGCGGCGTTGGCCACTACTCTGGACTACTTGAAAGAGGCGCCCTACGCGTTCTTCCTGGAGAGCATGTACTTGAAGAGGTTCCTCCAGTGGAAGTGGCTGGAGATGCAGCCCATGGACACGGACTGGTTCCTGGACTTCCGCGTGCTCGGCAAAGGCGGCTTCGGCGAGGTGTCGGCATGTCAGATGAAAGCCACGGGGAAACTTTATGCCTGtaaaaaactgaacaaaaagagactgAAGAAACGGAAAGGCTATGAG GGGGCGATGGTGGAGAAGAGGATTCTGGAGAAGGTCCACAGTCGCTTCATTGTGTCACTGGCTTATGCCTTCCAGACAAAGGAAGAGCTTTGTCTGGTCATGACCATCATGAATGGCGGCGATCTCAA GTATCACATCTATCTGGTGGATGAGAACAATCCGGGCTTTGATGAACCAAGAGCCTGTTTTTATATAGCGCAGATCATTCAAGGCATGGAGCATCTGCACCAGAAGAGAATCATTTACAGAGATCTCAAACCTGAGAACGTGCTCCTCGACAATGATG GGAACGTTCGTATATCCGACCTTGGTCTCGCTGTGGAGTTGAAAGAAGGAAAAACGATGACCAAAGGCTATGCCGGAACACCAG GCTACATGGCTCCAGAAATGCTGAAAGGAGAAAAGTACGACACATCCGTCGACTATTTCACTCTGGGTGTGACCTTGTTTGAGTTCCTCGCCGCCAAGAACCCCTTCAGGAACAGAGGAGAGAAG CTGGAGCGTGAGGAGATGAAAGCGCGAATGTTGACCCGCGAGGTGATCTACACGGACCACTTCAGCGAGAATGCCAAGTCTCTGTGTAACGGGCTGCTGGCTAAAGAAGTCGACAAGAGGATGGGTTTTAAGAACGGCTGCTGTGACGAAATCAGAGCGCACCCCTTTTTTAGTGACATCAACTGGAGGAAGCTGAACGCAG gttatcatcatcatcatcatcatcatcatcagcagcaaGCTCTGTCGAAGCTTGATAACGATCCAATTCATCAAATCAGCTGTATTGGTGGAGGGAAACATGGAAGTCAGCAggacagtggctctcgaggaccaggattTCCTACCTGTTTGAAG GCATCGTTTCCCCTCCGTTCATTCCCGACCCGAGGGTGGTGTACGCCAAAAGCCTGGACGACGTGGGCGCCTTCTCCTCCGTCAAGGGCGTCACGCTGGAGGACGCGGACAGGAGCTTCTTTGACGACTTCTCCTCGGGCAACATCGCCATCCCCTGGCAGGAGGAGATGA
- the LOC144029978 gene encoding transcription factor Dp-1-like, protein MAKDASLIETNGELKVFIDQNLSPSKGVLSLVAVQPATAPVAKQLLPKTLGPSNVNIAAHMQHLPHMVIGTPQRPTVSNTILVNSPHTPNSQFLTQTQPSDASPWSSGKRGKKGEKNGKGLRHFSMKVCEKVQKKGVTTYNEVADELVAEFSSGDNLMSPNESHVYDQKNIRRRVYDALNVLMAMNIISKEKKEIKWIGLPTNSAQECQNLEVERQKRMERIKQKQLQLQELILQQIAFKNLVQRNKQSEQQAGRPPPPNSIIHLPFIIVNTSKKTVIDCSISNDKFEYLFNFDSMFEIHDDIEVLKRMGMACGLEVGRCSPEDLKVARSLVPKALEPYVIEMAKGPISNVYITGESSANGAPYTSSDGCPDGTMASSSNDSHYSGSRVETPVSYMGDDDDEDDYDENDDDD, encoded by the exons ATGGCTAAAGAT GCTAGTCTAATAGAAACAAATGGAGAATTGAAGGTTTTCATTGATCAGAATCTGAGCCCCAGCAAAG GTGTCCTGTCTTTGGTTGCTGTCCAGCCTGCCACTGCCCCTGTGGCTAAACAGCTCCTGCCCAAAACGCTTGGGCCGTCCAATGTGAATATTGCTGCACACATGCAACATTTGCCACACATG GTGATTGGAACACCTCAGAGGCCAACAGTATCCAATACTATACTGGTAAACAGCCCACACACACCCAATTCCCAGTTCCTCACTCAGACTCAACCTTCCGATGCTTCTCCTTGGTCATCAGG GAAGCGTGGCAAGAAAGGCGAGAAGAATGGGAAGGGCTTGAGGCATTTTTCCATGAAAGTATGTGAAAAGGTGCAGAAGAAGGGAGTTACTACGTACAACGAGGTGGCGGATGAGCTGGTTGCAGAATTCAGCTCAGGTGACAACCTCATGTCACCCAATGAGTCG CATGTATATGACCAGAAGAACATCCGGCGGCGCGTGTACGATGCCCTTAATGTCCTCATGGCCATGAACATCATCTccaaagagaagaaagagatCAAGTGGATCGGCCTGCCCACTAACTCAGCGCAAGAGTGCCAAAACCTTGAG GTGGAGCGACAGAAGCGGATGGAGAGGATCAAACAGAAACAATTGCAGCTTCAGGAGCTCATACTACAG CAAATAGCCTTCAAGAACCTGGTTCAGAGAAACAAGCAGAGTGAGCAGCAGGCAGGCAGACCTCCACCACCCAACTCCATCATCCACCTTCCCTTCATCATCGTCAACACCAGCAAGAAAACTGTAATCGATTGCAGCATCTCCAATGACAA GTTTGAGTACTTGTTCAACTTTGACAGCATGTTTGAGATCCACGATGACATTGAGGTGCTGAAACGTATGGGCATGGCTTGTGGTTTGGAGGTGGGCAGGTGTTCGCCGGAGGATTTGAAAGTTGCACGCAGTCTGGTACCCAAGGCGCTGGAGCCCTATGTGATCG AGATGGCAAAGGGCCCCATCAGTAACGTCTACATCACTGGGGAGTCCTCAGCTAACGGAGCCCCTTACACATCCAG CGATGGCTGCCCTGATGGCACCATGGCATCCAGCTCTAACGACTCTCACTACAGCGGCTCCCGCGTGGAGACCCCAGTGTCTTACATGGGcgacgacgatgatgaggaTGACTACGACGAGAATGATGACGATGACTAA